Proteins from a single region of Flavobacterium sp. K5-23:
- the msrA gene encoding peptide-methionine (S)-S-oxide reductase MsrA, which yields MKIKFASFVIVLFTIFSCNAQTNKLSLEPKKGKAIAVFAEGCFWCAEHVFESVVGVNEAVSGYSGGTTKNPTYEQVSSHKTGYAEAVAVYYDPKIISYKELVDVFFASQDPTTPNQQGPDKGSSYRSIAFYKNAAEKKVILDKIKELTDIKVFPNPIVTEVKPIADFYEAEEYHQNYVKRNPNQSYVKAVSIPRYNLFKKTYKGKLKSKL from the coding sequence ATGAAAATTAAATTTGCAAGTTTCGTAATTGTGTTGTTTACAATTTTTAGTTGTAACGCACAGACAAATAAATTATCCTTAGAACCTAAAAAAGGAAAAGCAATCGCTGTTTTTGCCGAAGGTTGTTTTTGGTGCGCTGAACACGTTTTTGAATCTGTTGTTGGTGTAAATGAAGCAGTATCCGGTTATTCTGGAGGGACAACTAAAAACCCTACCTATGAGCAAGTAAGCTCTCATAAAACTGGTTACGCGGAAGCAGTAGCGGTTTATTACGATCCCAAAATAATTTCTTATAAGGAATTGGTTGACGTGTTTTTCGCATCACAAGACCCAACGACTCCTAACCAGCAAGGACCTGATAAAGGTTCGTCATACCGTTCGATTGCCTTTTATAAAAATGCAGCAGAGAAGAAAGTTATTTTGGATAAAATAAAAGAGCTTACTGATATTAAAGTGTTCCCTAATCCAATAGTTACTGAAGTGAAGCCTATTGCAGATTTTTATGAAGCTGAGGAATACCACCAAAATTATGTGAAAAGAAATCCAAATCAATCGTATGTGAAAGCGGTTTCAATACCTAGATATAATCTGTTTAAAAAAACATATAAAGGGAAGTTAAAATCTAAATTGTAA
- a CDS encoding arsenosugar biosynthesis-associated peroxidase-like protein translates to MEKTYYDPADLKKFGKISEWNEALGDKFFDYYGKVFEEGSLTAREKSLIALAVSHTVQCPYCIDAYTGDGLKRGITKEEMMEAVHVAAAIRGGATLVHSVQMMNKYDKLSM, encoded by the coding sequence ATGGAAAAAACATATTATGACCCTGCCGACCTTAAGAAATTTGGTAAAATATCCGAATGGAACGAAGCACTAGGCGATAAATTCTTTGATTATTATGGAAAAGTTTTCGAAGAAGGGAGTCTTACAGCTCGTGAAAAATCATTGATAGCCTTGGCGGTTTCTCATACTGTACAATGTCCATATTGCATCGATGCCTATACTGGTGATGGCTTGAAACGCGGAATTACCAAAGAAGAAATGATGGAAGCCGTTCACGTGGCTGCAGCCATTCGCGGAGGTGCCACACTGGTCCATAGTGTACAAATGATGAATAAATACGATAAATTATCAATGTAA
- a CDS encoding IS3 family transposase produces MSKQAVNQYSKRQVAFERKIECLILEAEELRKEHPGCGVEKMYYALRPNFIGRDRFIDTFMDLGFRIKRHKNYRRTTFSVKVYFPNLIKSMSVYAPSTIWQSDITYIYVGERFYYAVFIIDVYTKKIVGHQLSNHMRATANLSAMQMALENNQAPMIHHSDRGSQYIYNEYIALLKVSGCEISMALSGQDNAYAERINRTIKEEYIDHWKPKTFEQLKKDVDRAVEHYNNKRPHNNIGKLSPVDFENNWFNNPLFSKPIITIFDNDKLIEIGQL; encoded by the coding sequence ATAAGCAAGCAAGCAGTTAATCAGTATTCAAAAAGACAGGTTGCTTTTGAAAGAAAGATAGAATGTCTGATTTTAGAAGCAGAGGAACTAAGGAAAGAACACCCTGGTTGTGGGGTTGAGAAAATGTATTATGCTTTGCGTCCTAATTTCATAGGAAGAGATAGATTTATCGATACGTTTATGGATTTAGGGTTCAGGATAAAAAGGCATAAAAATTACAGGAGAACAACGTTTTCTGTGAAAGTTTATTTTCCGAATCTAATAAAGTCAATGTCTGTATATGCTCCGTCGACGATTTGGCAATCGGATATAACTTATATTTATGTTGGAGAAAGATTTTATTACGCAGTGTTTATAATAGATGTTTATACAAAGAAAATCGTTGGACATCAACTATCTAATCATATGAGAGCTACTGCTAATTTAAGCGCAATGCAAATGGCATTAGAAAACAATCAAGCTCCAATGATACACCACTCTGATAGAGGTAGTCAGTATATTTACAATGAATATATAGCTCTTCTCAAAGTGAGTGGATGCGAAATCAGCATGGCATTGTCAGGACAAGACAATGCTTATGCAGAAAGGATTAACAGAACAATAAAAGAAGAGTATATAGACCATTGGAAACCTAAAACATTTGAACAATTAAAAAAGGATGTAGATAGAGCAGTTGAACATTATAATAATAAGAGACCTCATAACAACATAGGGAAATTAAGCCCTGTTGATTTTGAAAATAATTGGTTCAATAATCCTCTTTTTTCTAAGCCTATTATTACTATTTTTGACAATGATAAATTAATAGAAATCGGTCAACTTTAA
- a CDS encoding DUF1801 domain-containing protein, with the protein MSEWSGFEPNMWGPTIIGFGSYHYKYASGHQGDAPLIGFSPRKAAFSLYVYSPTEENKHQLDDLGKYKIGKACIYIKKLSDINIVTLKKLCDTTIAYLNEHHECACRDK; encoded by the coding sequence ATGAGTGAATGGTCAGGATTTGAACCTAATATGTGGGGTCCCACTATTATTGGTTTTGGAAGTTATCATTACAAATATGCCAGTGGACATCAAGGAGACGCGCCACTTATTGGTTTCTCCCCTCGTAAAGCCGCATTCTCACTATACGTTTATTCCCCAACCGAAGAAAACAAGCATCAACTGGACGACTTGGGTAAGTATAAAATAGGTAAAGCTTGTATTTATATAAAAAAGCTGAGTGACATCAATATAGTGACTTTGAAGAAACTCTGTGACACAACGATTGCCTATCTCAATGAACATCACGAATGTGCGTGTAGAGATAAATAG
- the arsS gene encoding arsenosugar biosynthesis radical SAM (seleno)protein ArsS (Some members of this family are selenoproteins.) has protein sequence MLSKSLHAKHNELSKTEKQLEILSSGIFKDGTLPTFANKIKAAGQFPLRPKKIEILQLNVGYMCNQVCAHCHVDAGPDRKEIMTVETMQQCLDVIKNTGVHTLDLTGGAPEMNPNFRWFVEEASKLGVQDFIVRSNLTIILANKKYHDLPEFFAKHNIHVISSLPYYKREKTDKQRGDGVFDKSIKALQMLNEVGYGMPNSNLKLDLVYNPSGAFLPTDQKALENDFKKALKEDFNIDFNSLFAITNLPISRFLDYLINSDNYEDYMYALVEAFNPKAVENVMCTNTISVSYDGWLYDCDFNQMLGLKVASAEKHISQFNEESLSNRTILISQHCYGCTAGAGSSCQGTVA, from the coding sequence ATGCTTTCAAAATCATTACACGCCAAACATAACGAACTTTCAAAAACCGAAAAGCAACTCGAAATTTTATCTAGTGGAATTTTTAAGGATGGAACGCTACCCACTTTTGCCAATAAAATAAAAGCAGCCGGTCAGTTTCCTTTACGTCCAAAAAAAATCGAAATTCTCCAACTTAATGTGGGTTATATGTGCAACCAAGTATGCGCACATTGCCACGTTGATGCGGGTCCGGATCGAAAAGAGATAATGACTGTCGAGACTATGCAGCAATGTCTGGATGTAATTAAAAATACTGGCGTTCATACTTTGGATTTAACGGGTGGCGCCCCTGAAATGAACCCAAATTTCAGATGGTTTGTAGAAGAAGCATCAAAACTGGGTGTTCAGGACTTTATTGTTCGATCGAATCTGACTATTATTTTGGCCAATAAAAAGTACCACGATTTGCCGGAGTTTTTTGCTAAACACAACATTCACGTCATTTCGTCTTTGCCTTATTACAAAAGAGAAAAAACCGACAAGCAACGTGGAGATGGCGTTTTTGATAAATCCATCAAAGCCTTGCAAATGCTAAACGAAGTGGGTTATGGAATGCCAAACAGCAATTTGAAACTCGATTTGGTCTACAATCCATCGGGCGCTTTTTTGCCAACAGACCAGAAAGCATTAGAAAATGATTTTAAGAAAGCCTTGAAAGAAGATTTCAATATCGATTTCAACTCCCTTTTTGCCATTACTAATTTGCCTATCAGTCGCTTTTTGGATTATTTGATTAATTCTGATAATTATGAGGATTATATGTATGCTTTAGTGGAAGCATTCAACCCCAAAGCGGTCGAAAATGTGATGTGTACTAATACCATATCCGTGAGTTATGACGGCTGGTTGTACGATTGTGATTTTAACCAAATGTTAGGCTTAAAAGTGGCTTCAGCAGAAAAGCACATTTCTCAATTTAATGAAGAAAGTTTGTCCAATAGAACGATTTTAATTTCGCAACATTGCTACGGATGTACCGCCGGTGCAGGAAGTAGCTGTCAAGGAACGGTGGCTTAA
- a CDS encoding purine-nucleoside phosphorylase, whose protein sequence is MNSETIKETVDFLKHKGFHNPEIGIVLGTGLGQLVSHIDIALEVDYADIPNFPVSTVEFHSGKLIFGTLENKKVVVMQGRFHLYEGYSLQEVTFPIRILKALGIQKLLVSNAAGAINLNFKKGDIMLIEDHINLQGGSPLAFKNVSEFGERFTDMSEPYDLNMRHSLIEIAKNNNITLHKGVYTAVVGPQLESKAEYRYLKIIGADAVGMSTVPEVIVANHLSLPVIAVSVLTDECNPDDLKPVNIAEIIAIAGQAETKMITLFKELIKL, encoded by the coding sequence ATGAATAGTGAAACTATAAAAGAAACAGTAGATTTTTTAAAACATAAAGGCTTTCATAATCCTGAAATCGGAATTGTTCTGGGTACAGGATTAGGGCAATTAGTCAGTCATATCGATATAGCGCTAGAAGTTGATTATGCTGACATTCCAAATTTTCCTGTTTCTACGGTTGAATTCCATTCAGGAAAACTGATTTTTGGCACCCTGGAAAATAAAAAAGTGGTGGTGATGCAAGGGCGTTTTCATTTGTATGAAGGCTATTCTTTGCAAGAAGTCACGTTCCCCATCCGAATTTTAAAGGCATTGGGTATCCAAAAATTATTGGTATCAAACGCTGCTGGAGCCATTAATTTGAACTTCAAAAAAGGAGACATAATGTTGATTGAAGATCATATCAATTTGCAAGGCGGTTCACCATTGGCGTTCAAAAATGTTTCTGAATTTGGAGAACGATTCACTGATATGAGCGAACCGTACGATTTGAATATGAGACATTCGCTTATTGAAATTGCGAAGAATAATAATATTACGCTGCACAAAGGCGTTTACACGGCCGTTGTTGGTCCGCAACTGGAATCCAAAGCCGAATATCGTTATCTCAAAATCATTGGCGCTGACGCCGTAGGAATGAGTACGGTTCCTGAAGTGATTGTTGCTAATCATTTGAGTTTGCCGGTTATTGCCGTTTCTGTTTTGACAGATGAATGCAATCCTGATGATTTGAAACCGGTGAATATTGCCGAAATTATTGCCATAGCCGGTCAGGCAGAAACTAAGATGATTACTTTATTTAAAGAATTAATAAAACTATAG
- a CDS encoding M14 family metallopeptidase produces MRFFAVVFLFFTLTIFAQKDTKYTTYFEKGNGNQSANYTETIAYYTLLAQDFPTIKIQEMGLTDSGEPLHIVVFNPEKDFNFDEIQKNKAVLLINNGIHAGEPDGIDATMQLFRDLALGKIQIPKNTVIVTIPVYNIGGALNRNSNSRANQDGPEVYGFRGNGRNYDLNRDFIKSDTRNMKSFAAIFHKLNPDVFIDNHVSNGSDYQYKLTYIMTQHNKLGTILGDYMNTEIMPAIVSNLQKKKIETTPYVNAFSETPDSGFAQFFDSPRYSTGYTSLFNTIGFVVETHMLKKYADRVKATYDYTMATITITDSNYKKIKAMRLENESLYKPKKSYTLKWEIDTTKVTPFSFLGFEAGHKKSDATTGNRLYYDRKKPFKKDIPYLKEYKSVKEVIIPEAYIIPKAFWNVMDLLKSNNIAYRQLKNDTIIEVESYRITDYKTAESAYEGHYIHRNTKIISKKENKAFAKGDYIVSTQQKGVKYLLETLEPEGMDSFFNWNFFDTMLQQKEGYSDYVFEDTAAQLLKDEPKLKAALEQKKTSDSAFEKSPEKQLDWIYKNSVYYEKAHLQYPIYRLTN; encoded by the coding sequence ATGAGATTCTTCGCTGTTGTTTTTCTATTTTTCACCTTGACAATTTTCGCTCAAAAAGACACAAAATACACCACTTATTTCGAAAAAGGAAATGGAAACCAATCGGCTAATTATACCGAAACTATAGCGTACTACACCCTTTTAGCCCAGGATTTCCCAACGATAAAAATTCAGGAAATGGGATTGACAGATAGTGGAGAACCATTACACATAGTAGTTTTCAACCCCGAAAAGGATTTTAATTTTGATGAAATCCAGAAGAACAAGGCGGTACTTTTAATAAATAACGGTATTCATGCAGGAGAACCCGATGGTATTGATGCCACGATGCAATTGTTTCGAGATTTAGCTTTAGGGAAGATTCAAATCCCAAAAAACACGGTAATCGTCACCATACCCGTTTATAATATTGGTGGGGCTTTAAACCGAAATTCAAATTCAAGAGCAAATCAGGACGGACCAGAAGTATATGGCTTTCGAGGTAACGGAAGAAATTATGATTTGAATCGGGATTTCATAAAATCAGACACCCGAAACATGAAAAGCTTTGCAGCAATTTTCCATAAACTCAATCCTGATGTTTTTATTGATAATCACGTCAGCAATGGTTCTGATTATCAGTACAAATTGACTTATATAATGACACAACATAACAAACTGGGAACGATTTTAGGTGATTATATGAATACTGAAATAATGCCAGCGATTGTTAGTAATTTACAAAAGAAAAAAATAGAAACCACCCCTTATGTAAATGCTTTTAGTGAAACTCCTGACAGTGGATTTGCACAGTTTTTTGACAGTCCGAGGTATTCAACAGGTTACACTTCCCTATTCAATACCATAGGTTTTGTTGTTGAAACGCACATGCTTAAAAAATATGCTGATCGTGTGAAAGCTACTTATGACTATACGATGGCTACAATTACAATTACGGATTCCAATTATAAAAAGATAAAAGCGATGCGATTAGAAAACGAATCACTTTATAAACCTAAAAAATCATATACCCTGAAATGGGAAATTGACACTACAAAGGTTACACCGTTTTCATTTCTTGGATTTGAAGCAGGACATAAAAAAAGTGATGCTACCACAGGAAATCGTTTGTATTATGACCGAAAAAAACCTTTCAAAAAAGACATTCCTTATTTAAAAGAATACAAATCAGTAAAGGAAGTAATCATCCCAGAAGCTTATATTATCCCAAAAGCTTTTTGGAATGTGATGGATTTGCTAAAAAGCAATAACATCGCTTACAGGCAACTAAAAAACGATACTATAATCGAAGTCGAAAGTTACAGAATAACGGATTATAAAACAGCTGAATCCGCTTATGAAGGCCATTACATCCATCGAAACACTAAAATAATTTCAAAAAAGGAAAATAAGGCTTTCGCCAAAGGAGATTATATTGTTTCAACACAACAAAAAGGGGTTAAATACCTATTGGAAACTCTTGAACCGGAAGGAATGGACTCTTTTTTCAATTGGAATTTTTTCGATACTATGCTACAGCAAAAAGAAGGTTACTCGGATTATGTCTTTGAAGACACTGCAGCTCAATTATTAAAAGACGAACCAAAGCTAAAAGCAGCATTAGAACAAAAGAAAACAAGTGATTCCGCTTTTGAAAAAAGTCCAGAAAAACAATTGGATTGGATTTATAAAAATTCGGTTTATTACGAAAAGGCACATTTGCAATATCCTATTTACAGATTGACAAACTAA
- the arsM gene encoding arsenosugar biosynthesis arsenite methyltransferase ArsM, which translates to MSYLDATNDLYKNAALTPDVGLCCTTTPIWKFPGLEIPMIMQEMNYGCGSTISAQDLINNPKVLYVGVGGGMELLQFSYFSRQKGGVIGVDVVDEMLEASRKNFILAEEQNEWFQKDFIELKKGDALNLPIEDESIDIAAQNCLFNIFKAEDLKKALQEMYRVLKPHGRLVMSDPTCEQPMNETLRNDDHLRALCLSGSIPIADYIKALTDVGFGTIEIRGRRPYRILDPENYPTDELIFIESIEVCAIKDPMPADGPCVFTGKAAIFYGKEASFDDKNGHFLMKNQPLAVCDKTAAALANLGRKDVFISESTFHYNGGGCC; encoded by the coding sequence ATGAGTTATTTAGACGCAACCAACGATTTATATAAAAATGCAGCACTAACTCCTGATGTGGGTTTATGTTGCACCACAACACCCATTTGGAAATTCCCCGGACTTGAAATTCCTATGATAATGCAAGAAATGAATTATGGTTGTGGTAGCACTATTTCTGCACAAGATTTAATTAATAACCCAAAGGTTTTGTATGTGGGTGTAGGTGGCGGAATGGAGTTGTTACAATTCTCTTATTTTTCACGTCAAAAAGGAGGTGTAATAGGAGTTGATGTAGTTGATGAAATGCTGGAAGCTTCCCGCAAAAATTTCATCCTTGCCGAAGAACAAAACGAATGGTTTCAAAAAGATTTTATCGAACTAAAAAAAGGCGATGCTTTAAATCTTCCCATAGAAGATGAAAGTATTGATATAGCGGCTCAAAACTGTCTTTTTAATATTTTTAAAGCAGAAGACTTAAAGAAAGCACTGCAAGAAATGTATCGTGTGCTAAAACCTCACGGGCGCCTGGTAATGAGTGATCCCACTTGTGAACAACCTATGAATGAGACGTTGCGAAATGATGATCATTTGCGTGCCTTGTGCTTGAGTGGTAGCATTCCAATAGCCGATTATATAAAAGCGCTGACGGATGTTGGTTTTGGAACTATTGAAATTCGTGGTCGTCGTCCGTATCGAATTCTAGATCCAGAAAATTACCCAACCGATGAGCTTATTTTTATCGAAAGTATCGAAGTTTGCGCCATCAAAGACCCAATGCCTGCTGACGGACCTTGTGTCTTTACAGGTAAAGCGGCTATTTTTTACGGTAAGGAAGCTAGTTTTGATGATAAAAACGGACATTTTTTAATGAAAAACCAACCCCTAGCGGTTTGCGATAAAACGGCAGCCGCATTGGCAAACCTTGGTAGAAAAGATGTTTTCATAAGCGAAAGCACTTTCCATTATAATGGCGGAGGCTGTTGTTAG
- a CDS encoding transposase — MNANLKEIRKLRVYSEEFKKGIVSFYESGKYSVLQLERLYGVNNVTIYNWIYKFSTFNEKGIRVVEMKDSNIDKLKQLELKIKELEQAVGQKQIKIDYLEKMIDIAKDEFNIDIKKNSNTPQSAGSLRTRK, encoded by the coding sequence ATGAATGCAAATTTAAAAGAAATTAGGAAACTCCGAGTTTATTCGGAAGAGTTTAAAAAAGGAATCGTAAGTTTTTACGAAAGCGGGAAGTATAGTGTTCTGCAATTAGAACGACTTTACGGAGTAAATAACGTTACAATCTACAATTGGATTTATAAATTTTCTACTTTTAATGAAAAAGGAATTAGAGTTGTAGAAATGAAAGATAGTAACATTGATAAGCTAAAACAGTTAGAACTCAAGATAAAAGAACTTGAACAAGCGGTTGGTCAGAAGCAAATAAAAATTGATTATCTCGAAAAGATGATTGATATAGCTAAAGATGAATTTAATATCGACATAAAAAAAAACTCCAACACCCCACAATCAGCTGGTTCGTTGAGAACCAGAAAGTAA
- a CDS encoding DEAD/DEAH box helicase: MNKKHHSNNILLNLGIESLNEMQEVAQDAILNDNNVLLLSPTGSGKTLAFLLPILEMLQPEILSVQCLILVPSRELGLQIEQVWKKMGTDYKVNVCYGGHSIDTEIKNLSNPPAVLIGTPGRIADHIDRGTFRVDKIQTLILDEFDKSLQLGFHEQMSFIIGKLTKLNKRVLVSATSDIEIPRYTRVVNPTILDFIPEHEEETNLSMKMVVSKEKDKIGSLFNLICSLKSESAIVFCNHRDAAERISDTLNEKGIYSTYYHGGMDQDERERALIQFRNGSVSYLITTDLAARGLDIPEMNHVIHYHLPSKEDEFTHRNGRTARMTASGTAYVIAHESEKKADYINYGMDVFTVENATTLPKPPQFQTIYISGGKKNKLNKIDIVGFFSQKGKLEKGDLGLIEVKDFISFAAVKFNKVKDLLHNIKDEKMKGKKFKIEVARKVIKKEEE, encoded by the coding sequence ATGAATAAGAAACACCATTCCAACAATATACTTTTAAATTTAGGCATCGAAAGTCTAAACGAAATGCAGGAAGTAGCACAAGATGCTATTTTAAATGATAATAATGTATTACTGCTTTCTCCGACAGGTTCGGGGAAAACATTGGCTTTTTTATTGCCAATATTAGAAATGTTACAACCCGAAATTCTATCGGTTCAATGTTTAATTCTAGTTCCGTCAAGAGAATTAGGGTTGCAAATTGAGCAAGTATGGAAAAAAATGGGTACTGATTATAAAGTAAATGTTTGTTACGGAGGTCACTCGATTGACACTGAAATAAAAAATTTAAGCAATCCTCCAGCCGTTTTAATAGGAACGCCAGGAAGAATCGCGGATCATATTGACAGAGGAACTTTCCGTGTTGATAAAATCCAGACTTTAATCCTTGATGAATTTGACAAATCATTGCAATTGGGTTTCCATGAGCAAATGTCATTTATCATTGGAAAACTAACCAAACTAAACAAACGTGTTTTGGTTTCGGCAACTTCAGATATCGAAATTCCAAGATATACTAGAGTTGTTAATCCTACTATTCTGGACTTTATTCCGGAACACGAGGAAGAAACAAATCTTTCTATGAAAATGGTTGTTTCTAAAGAGAAGGACAAAATAGGAAGTTTGTTTAACTTGATATGTTCTTTAAAATCAGAGTCGGCTATTGTTTTTTGTAATCACCGTGATGCGGCTGAACGTATTAGCGATACCCTAAACGAAAAAGGAATTTATTCTACGTATTACCATGGTGGTATGGATCAGGATGAAAGAGAACGCGCATTAATTCAATTCCGTAACGGAAGTGTGAGTTATTTAATCACAACTGATTTAGCTGCTCGTGGACTTGATATTCCTGAGATGAATCACGTTATTCATTACCATTTGCCGTCTAAAGAAGATGAGTTTACTCATAGAAACGGACGTACAGCACGTATGACTGCTTCAGGAACTGCTTATGTAATTGCACATGAATCAGAAAAAAAAGCGGATTACATCAATTACGGAATGGACGTTTTTACTGTTGAAAATGCAACTACATTACCAAAACCACCACAATTCCAAACAATTTACATCAGTGGTGGAAAGAAAAATAAATTGAATAAAATTGATATCGTAGGTTTCTTTTCTCAAAAAGGAAAACTGGAAAAAGGCGATTTAGGATTAATCGAAGTGAAAGATTTTATCTCTTTTGCAGCAGTGAAATTCAATAAAGTGAAAGACTTATTGCACAACATCAAAGATGAAAAGATGAAGGGTAAAAAGTTCAAAATCGAGGTTGCCAGAAAAGTGATTAAGAAAGAAGAGGAATAG
- the msrB gene encoding peptide-methionine (R)-S-oxide reductase MsrB translates to MKTNYQILTLPFVVFTFMACMQAGKSNKDIVSTSTLQQPKLSLNDTSLVKVIKTDAEWKKELTNDQYYILRKKGTESPFQNEFNDNHKKGNYFCAACKLPLFSSKTKFNSGTGWPSFYDVINQNRVKEVVDKSLGMVRGEIVCARCDGHLGHLFDDGPNPTGLRYCMNSAAMLFQESK, encoded by the coding sequence ATGAAAACCAACTATCAAATTCTGACATTACCATTTGTAGTATTTACTTTTATGGCCTGTATGCAAGCCGGGAAAAGTAACAAGGACATTGTTAGTACTTCTACATTACAGCAACCAAAATTATCACTTAATGATACTTCATTAGTTAAAGTAATAAAGACGGATGCCGAATGGAAGAAGGAATTGACCAATGATCAATACTATATTTTGCGTAAAAAAGGCACAGAATCTCCTTTTCAAAATGAATTTAATGATAACCATAAAAAAGGAAATTATTTTTGTGCTGCTTGTAAACTGCCTTTATTTTCTTCTAAGACAAAATTTAATTCGGGAACAGGATGGCCTAGTTTTTATGATGTAATAAACCAAAATCGCGTTAAAGAAGTGGTGGATAAAAGTCTGGGAATGGTGCGTGGCGAAATTGTTTGTGCCCGTTGTGATGGTCATTTGGGGCATTTGTTTGACGATGGTCCTAATCCTACTGGTTTGCGCTATTGTATGAATTCTGCAGCTATGTTATTTCAGGAATCGAAATAA
- a CDS encoding patatin-like phospholipase family protein, with protein MKALVISAGGSKGAFAGGVAEYLIKDCCNDYELFVGCSTGGLLLPHLALGKINKIKKIYTSVTQNDIFSINPFKIKKTKKGFETKINHFNSVITFIKGCATFGESDNLRKLIKESVTPKEFQTLKKRNKKVILAVSNLTMDTVEYFKSNECSYDDFCDWAWASCNFTPFMSILKKNNFQYADGGFGSFVPIMTAIENGACDIDVIILESESGKSNLPIIKNPFSLLFRTFKFMNRQNSNKDVIIAKLVGLKQEININFYYVPTHLTDNPLIFDSEQMTQWWKDGYEFAKTKKPVNFCQNPNAIS; from the coding sequence ATGAAAGCATTAGTTATTTCAGCAGGTGGTAGTAAAGGAGCCTTTGCTGGCGGTGTTGCTGAATACCTTATAAAAGATTGCTGTAATGACTATGAATTATTTGTGGGTTGTTCTACGGGAGGTTTATTACTGCCGCACCTGGCTTTAGGAAAGATTAATAAAATCAAGAAAATCTATACTTCAGTTACCCAAAATGACATTTTCAGTATTAATCCATTTAAAATAAAGAAAACCAAAAAGGGTTTTGAAACAAAAATCAATCACTTTAACTCAGTGATAACATTTATAAAAGGTTGTGCCACTTTTGGGGAAAGCGACAATCTTAGAAAACTAATTAAAGAAAGCGTTACTCCAAAGGAGTTTCAGACCCTAAAAAAAAGAAACAAAAAAGTAATTTTGGCAGTTTCAAATCTTACAATGGATACCGTAGAATATTTCAAGTCAAATGAATGCAGTTATGATGATTTTTGTGATTGGGCTTGGGCTTCCTGCAATTTCACCCCGTTTATGAGTATACTCAAAAAAAATAATTTCCAGTATGCTGATGGTGGTTTTGGTAGTTTTGTACCCATTATGACTGCTATCGAAAACGGAGCTTGTGACATTGATGTTATTATTTTAGAAAGTGAAAGCGGGAAATCAAACCTACCCATAATTAAAAATCCTTTTTCACTGCTATTTAGAACTTTCAAATTTATGAATCGGCAAAACAGTAATAAGGATGTAATTATTGCAAAACTTGTGGGCTTAAAACAAGAAATAAACATCAACTTCTATTATGTTCCTACTCACTTAACCGATAACCCCCTTATCTTCGATTCGGAACAAATGACTCAATGGTGGAAAGACGGATACGAATTTGCCAAAACCAAAAAACCGGTGAATTTTTGCCAAAATCCAAATGCAATCAGTTAA